TTGCTGCTCTTTTTTGCCTCCAGCGTTTCTGCTGGTTGGTGGCATACAGGCTGGGAAAGACACTACAGGAGGAGTGCCCAGGACATGGAGAGAGTGCATCCCTGGGCGCGCCTGATTCGCAGCGGCGACATTACCGGCACAGTGGTTTGCGAAGAAGACATTACCATCCCGGTAGAAGGGGCAAAAGTCTTCATTGCAGGGGCATCCTTTGTTGCCATCACTGATGCAGAGGGCACGTTTAAAATCTACAACGTCCCCAGGGGAACTTATGACCTTGCCGTAGAATCTACTGAGGGCATGGGCAGTGGTCAAACTGAAGTAAAGGTGTATCCTCGAAGAGTGACTAGATTGGCAGAGCCGCTGGTGGTGAAGTGCGAAACTGAAAATGAAGTAGGCAACGATGTGCCCCCACCTCCAGTGTTAGAATCTATTGTAAAATTGGCTGACGATGGTTCAGCAACTCGGTCTTTTTTTGGCAGTGAAGACAAATACCAACTGACAGTCAGAGCAGAGGCTGGATCTTTGGTACATCTTTTCACCTCAGGAGACTGTGCAGACGGCACTGATTATACCCAGGTAACAATGCCGCAGGGCAGCGGCAATGTAACTCTCACCTTCCAGGTCTCTCTGGCATCCTTCTTTTCAGAAATATCCCTGAGTGCGGAAAACGATCTTGGCATGTCCGACTGTGCAGGTCCACACCAACTCTCAGAGGCCTTGCTCATGGAGTAGCAAGCCTCTGCACTTGCAAAGAACGGCGGCTGGAAGAAACCTCTTCCGCCGCTGTTTTTTTTGAAAGCTCTAGCAATGCGGATATCACATATTGCCTTTTATTCAGCTCTTGGTGCAGCAGCGATTCTGGCCGCCGCAGTTCAGCCATGGGCCGATAGCAGCGCAAGTCAGCCCTGGTATGAACACTTCTCCAGATGAAACCTTGTGGTTGAGGCCAGCCCTGCAGCGGTGGTTTATCACGCTACCATAACGCAAGACATACTCAATTCATACTCAATTATTGACACGCCCCTGGCCTCCTCTGGCAGGCATATCGGGGCCATCTTACCTCGCCATGACCGGCCTGGCCCAAAATCTATCATTCTGGCTATAAAAATTTTTAAGACCTTCAAAACTTTTTATGGTTCATCTCTGATGGTGTGGCTATGAATGGCCAGTACCGTCCTTTATCATCATAACCATAACGCCCTGGTTTTAAAAATGTTTTCGTTTTTGCTGTCTTCTTGTGTCGACCGCCTGCCCCCCTTTCCTTCTGGCATATCCTTTGCTCAAAAGTCTGTGCACAACGTGCTGAGATTTTCCATCAACTTAGCGGAAAGAGTGTTGCCATGGCATTCACACAGTTAGCAGAACGG
The genomic region above belongs to Deltaproteobacteria bacterium and contains:
- a CDS encoding carboxypeptidase regulatory-like domain-containing protein, producing the protein MERVHPWARLIRSGDITGTVVCEEDITIPVEGAKVFIAGASFVAITDAEGTFKIYNVPRGTYDLAVESTEGMGSGQTEVKVYPRRVTRLAEPLVVKCETENEVGNDVPPPPVLESIVKLADDGSATRSFFGSEDKYQLTVRAEAGSLVHLFTSGDCADGTDYTQVTMPQGSGNVTLTFQVSLASFFSEISLSAENDLGMSDCAGPHQLSEALLME